The Brasilonema sennae CENA114 genome includes a region encoding these proteins:
- a CDS encoding ARC6/PARC6 family protein translates to MRIPLDYYRILGTPMAASEEQLRQAYGDRVVQLPRREYSQAAITSRKNLIEKAYIVLSNPKQRKTYDQLYLAHAYGSDSTEGGGVAVESRNQGHIGELDSQALSIDISQDEFVGALLILQELGEYELVLKLGRPHLVNRNGISSIQSDRDNIEEVPFSSERPDVVLTVSLACLELGREAWQQAHYENAAISLETGEEFLAHEGLFPSVRSEIQFDLYRLRPYRILELLALPEEQTTERKQGLQLLHEILDERGGIDGTGNDKSGLSTDDFLRFIQQLRNYLTVTEQHQLFEVESKRPSAVATYLAVYALIARGFAQRQPALIRQAKQMLLRLGRRQDVHLEQSLCALLLGQTEEASRALELSQEYEALAFIRESSQDSPDLLPGLCLYEERWLENEVFPNFRDLVDKPASLKDYFANQQVQAYLEALSTEVEPTDSATGINRQSFQTHQITRESRRNNSPNNSKVVEGKFATQNTLNSETPPTSTFSSSSPSYTTSSSSSSTWSSQSEIPVAPVAPVAPVNSIDATPRGTYHNSNRRSKHPTAPPQGQTQRKRKRTVSAASTYPQRIFARISPAQMRLVRIVFVSSVSLLVLWFLITGTFGLLKNLFFPGPSLKGEQVSVELNQPLVSIPDQNSKPQLPLGKLTEATAEEMIQAWLDTKAAAFGPNHEIDGLKYILMGSTLTKWQRWAQQEKTDNQYRKYEHSVKVESLEANTSDQYHAAIEASVSEATQYYTNGQMKKSGKEKLRVRYQLVRVEGSWRIQDMSVLNKIGMIF, encoded by the coding sequence GTGCGAATTCCGCTAGATTACTACAGAATTTTAGGGACACCAATGGCGGCAAGTGAGGAACAGTTGCGGCAGGCATATGGCGATCGCGTTGTGCAATTGCCACGCCGTGAGTATTCCCAAGCAGCAATTACATCTCGAAAAAACTTAATAGAAAAAGCTTACATTGTTCTGTCTAATCCAAAACAGCGTAAAACATACGACCAGCTTTATCTTGCTCATGCTTATGGTTCTGATAGCACTGAAGGTGGGGGAGTCGCTGTTGAAAGTCGTAACCAAGGTCATATTGGTGAGCTTGATTCTCAAGCCCTTAGTATCGATATTTCCCAAGATGAATTCGTTGGTGCTTTATTGATTTTGCAGGAACTTGGGGAATATGAACTTGTTCTAAAACTGGGTCGTCCACACCTAGTAAATAGAAATGGTATAAGCAGTATTCAAAGCGATAGAGACAATATAGAGGAAGTTCCTTTTTCTAGTGAACGTCCAGACGTAGTACTTACGGTTTCCCTGGCTTGTTTAGAACTTGGTCGCGAGGCATGGCAGCAAGCTCACTACGAAAATGCCGCGATTTCCTTAGAAACTGGAGAGGAATTTCTTGCACATGAAGGGTTATTCCCCAGCGTTCGCTCTGAAATTCAGTTTGACTTGTATAGATTGCGACCCTATCGTATTTTGGAATTACTGGCCCTACCTGAAGAACAGACTACCGAACGAAAACAAGGGTTGCAATTATTGCATGAGATTTTAGATGAGCGTGGTGGCATAGATGGTACAGGAAACGACAAATCTGGTCTGAGTACAGATGATTTTCTGAGATTTATTCAGCAACTGCGTAACTACCTGACAGTTACTGAGCAGCACCAACTGTTTGAAGTAGAAAGCAAGCGCCCCTCAGCAGTCGCCACCTATTTAGCAGTCTATGCTTTGATCGCACGCGGGTTCGCTCAACGTCAACCCGCATTAATTCGTCAAGCCAAGCAAATGTTGCTCCGTCTGGGTAGACGTCAAGATGTCCATCTAGAACAGTCGCTGTGTGCGCTTCTGCTGGGGCAAACAGAAGAAGCAAGTCGTGCATTAGAACTCTCACAGGAGTACGAGGCTCTAGCTTTTATTCGCGAAAGTTCTCAAGACTCTCCAGACCTCTTACCAGGACTGTGTTTATACGAGGAACGCTGGTTGGAAAATGAAGTGTTTCCAAACTTTCGAGATTTGGTAGACAAGCCCGCTTCCTTGAAAGATTATTTTGCTAATCAACAAGTGCAAGCTTATTTAGAAGCTTTGTCCACAGAAGTAGAACCCACAGATTCAGCAACTGGAATCAACAGACAGTCTTTCCAAACACACCAAATCACTCGTGAGAGTCGCCGCAATAATTCCCCAAATAATTCCAAAGTGGTTGAGGGGAAATTTGCAACTCAAAATACTCTCAATTCAGAAACACCACCTACATCAACCTTTTCCTCTTCCTCACCCAGTTATACAACATCGTCTTCTTCATCAAGTACTTGGAGTTCACAATCCGAAATACCTGTAGCACCTGTAGCACCTGTAGCACCTGTTAACAGCATAGACGCCACTCCCAGAGGAACTTACCACAACTCGAATCGGCGATCCAAACATCCCACCGCACCCCCTCAAGGACAAACCCAAAGAAAGCGCAAACGCACTGTATCTGCTGCTTCTACTTATCCTCAGCGAATTTTTGCCCGTATTTCTCCAGCACAAATGCGGTTGGTGCGGATTGTGTTTGTTTCGTCCGTGAGTCTATTGGTGCTCTGGTTTTTGATCACAGGAACTTTCGGATTGTTGAAAAATTTGTTTTTCCCTGGACCTTCGTTGAAAGGAGAACAGGTATCAGTTGAGCTAAATCAGCCCCTAGTCTCAATTCCTGACCAAAACAGTAAACCACAATTACCACTAGGAAAACTCACTGAAGCGACAGCAGAGGAAATGATTCAGGCTTGGCTAGACACTAAAGCCGCAGCTTTTGGACCTAACCACGAGATTGATGGTTTGAAGTATATTTTAATGGGTTCAACCTTGACAAAATGGCAGCGATGGGCGCAACAGGAAAAAACTGATAACCAGTATCGAAAATACGAACATAGCGTGAAGGTTGAATCTTTAGAGGCAAATACATCTGATCAGTATCACGCTGCGATAGAAGCTTCAGTGAGTGAAGCTACACAGTATTATACGAATGGTCAGATGAAAAAATCTGGGAAAGAAAAATTACGAGTTAGATATCAACTGGTTCGCGTAGAGGGTTCATGGCGCATCCAGGATATGTCAGTTCTCAACAAAATAGGTATGATTTTTTAG
- the pdhA gene encoding pyruvate dehydrogenase (acetyl-transferring) E1 component subunit alpha, with protein MVQERTLPKFDAATVQITKEEGLLLYEDMVLGRTFEDKCAEMYYRGKMFGFVHLYNGQEAVSSGVIKGAMRPGEDFVSSTYRDHVHALSAGVPAKEVMAELFGKATGCSKGRGGSMHMFSSEHRMLGGYAFVAEGIPVAAGAAFQTKYRREALGDQNADQVSACFFGDGAANNGQFFETLNMAALWKLPIIFVVENNKWAIGMAHERATSQPEIYRKASVFNMAGVEVDGMDILAVRAVAQEAVARARAGEGPTLIEALTYRFRGHSLADPDELRTKPEKEFWFARDPIKKFAAYLIEQNLASSEELKSIDREIQQEIDEAVKFAESSPEPNASELYRFVFAEDE; from the coding sequence ATGGTTCAAGAACGCACATTACCCAAATTTGATGCGGCTACCGTACAAATAACCAAAGAAGAAGGATTGCTGTTGTACGAGGACATGGTACTAGGGCGCACCTTTGAAGACAAGTGTGCCGAAATGTACTACAGGGGCAAAATGTTTGGTTTTGTCCATTTATACAACGGTCAGGAAGCCGTATCTAGCGGTGTGATTAAGGGAGCGATGCGACCAGGTGAAGATTTCGTGTCCAGCACTTACCGCGACCACGTTCATGCTCTGAGCGCAGGAGTTCCTGCAAAAGAGGTGATGGCAGAGTTATTTGGTAAAGCCACAGGGTGCAGCAAAGGGCGTGGTGGCTCAATGCATATGTTCTCTAGCGAACATCGGATGCTAGGTGGTTATGCTTTTGTGGCTGAGGGTATCCCCGTTGCTGCTGGTGCAGCATTTCAAACGAAATACCGCCGCGAAGCGTTAGGCGATCAAAACGCTGACCAAGTGAGCGCTTGTTTTTTTGGTGATGGTGCTGCAAATAACGGTCAGTTTTTCGAGACGTTGAATATGGCAGCGCTGTGGAAACTACCGATTATCTTTGTTGTAGAAAATAACAAGTGGGCGATCGGCATGGCTCACGAACGGGCGACTTCCCAACCAGAGATTTATCGAAAAGCCAGTGTTTTTAACATGGCAGGTGTGGAAGTAGACGGTATGGATATCTTGGCGGTGCGAGCAGTCGCCCAGGAAGCCGTAGCCCGTGCGCGTGCTGGGGAAGGTCCTACCTTAATTGAAGCACTAACTTACCGTTTCCGAGGTCACTCTCTGGCTGATCCAGATGAACTACGAACCAAGCCTGAGAAAGAGTTTTGGTTTGCTCGTGATCCAATTAAGAAATTTGCTGCTTATCTGATTGAGCAAAACTTGGCTTCTAGTGAAGAACTTAAGTCAATAGATCGAGAAATCCAGCAAGAAATCGACGAAGCAGTGAAATTCGCTGAAAGTAGCCCCGAACCCAACGCCAGCGAGTTGTATCGCTTTGTGTTTGCGGAAGACGAATAA
- a CDS encoding aldose epimerase: MSKLHIQTNQSQLEVVPERGGIITSWRVQGQEILYLDQERFANPELSVRGGIPILFPICGNLPNNTYTLNNKQYTLKQHGFARDLPWKFTDDYVTSETASLTLVLNSNEQTRAVYPFDFQVAFTYQIQGNTLEIRQKYTNLSTEPMPFSTGFHPYFLTVDKNQLKVEIPSQEYQDQITKETHSFNGDFDYNRDEIDVAFKQLSAKSATVTDYARKLKLTLEYDDTYSTLVFWTVKGKDYYCLEPWSAARNAINTGEHLSVLEPEATHAATIRLTANFF; the protein is encoded by the coding sequence ATGAGTAAACTCCACATTCAAACAAATCAGTCCCAGCTTGAGGTTGTACCAGAAAGAGGTGGCATTATCACAAGCTGGCGCGTACAAGGTCAAGAAATTCTTTATCTGGATCAGGAACGTTTTGCTAATCCTGAGTTGAGTGTTAGAGGTGGAATTCCAATTTTGTTTCCTATCTGCGGTAACTTACCTAATAACACTTACACTCTTAACAACAAGCAGTACACTCTCAAACAACACGGCTTTGCCCGTGATTTGCCTTGGAAATTTACAGATGATTACGTAACTTCAGAAACAGCCAGCTTGACTTTGGTCTTAAACAGTAACGAGCAAACACGCGCAGTTTATCCTTTTGACTTTCAAGTCGCTTTTACTTATCAAATACAGGGCAATACATTAGAAATCAGACAAAAGTACACTAATCTTTCCACTGAACCAATGCCTTTTTCTACAGGCTTTCATCCTTACTTTTTAACAGTGGATAAAAATCAACTCAAGGTTGAAATACCCTCGCAAGAGTACCAAGACCAAATCACCAAGGAAACTCACTCATTTAACGGTGATTTTGACTATAACCGCGATGAAATTGATGTCGCTTTTAAGCAACTAAGCGCTAAATCAGCTACAGTTACAGATTATGCCCGCAAGTTGAAATTAACGCTGGAATACGATGATACATATTCTACCCTCGTCTTTTGGACGGTTAAAGGCAAAGACTATTACTGCTTGGAACCCTGGAGCGCTGCTCGTAATGCTATCAACACAGGTGAACACCTGAGTGTGTTAGAACCAGAAGCTACCCATGCAGCAACTATACGCTTGACGGCAAATTTTTTCTAA
- the fba gene encoding class II fructose-bisphosphate aldolase (catalyzes the reversible aldol condensation of dihydroxyacetonephosphate and glyceraldehyde 3-phosphate in the Calvin cycle, glycolysis, and/or gluconeogenesis) has product MALVPLRLLLDHAAENGYGIPAFNVNNLEQIQAIVQAAQETDSPVILQASRGARKYAGENFLRHLILAAVETYPNIPITMHQDHGNEPATCYSAIKNGFTSVMMDGSLEADAKTPASYEYNVDTTREVVKVAHSLGVSVEGELGCLGSLETGMGEAEDGHGAEGVLSHDQLLTDPDQAVDFVEQTQVDALAVAIGTSHGAYKFTRKPTGEILAISRIEEIHRRLPNTHLVMHGSSSVPEDLLALINQYGGAIPETYGVPVEEIQKGIKCGVRKVNIDTDNRLAITAAVREALAANPKEFDPRHFLKPSIKYMQKVCVDRYQQFGTAGNGSKIKQISLEDFAARYAKGELNAVIKKAAAV; this is encoded by the coding sequence ATGGCGCTCGTACCTTTGCGGCTGCTGTTGGATCACGCAGCAGAAAACGGTTACGGCATCCCTGCTTTCAACGTTAATAACTTGGAGCAGATTCAAGCTATTGTTCAGGCTGCCCAGGAAACAGATAGCCCCGTGATTTTACAAGCTTCTCGTGGCGCTCGTAAGTATGCTGGTGAAAACTTCCTGCGTCACCTAATTTTGGCAGCGGTAGAAACCTACCCCAATATTCCCATTACCATGCACCAAGATCATGGTAATGAACCTGCTACCTGCTATTCAGCAATTAAAAACGGCTTTACCAGCGTGATGATGGATGGTTCGCTGGAAGCTGATGCTAAGACTCCCGCTAGCTACGAGTACAACGTTGACACAACCCGCGAAGTTGTGAAAGTAGCTCACTCCTTGGGTGTCAGCGTTGAAGGCGAACTAGGTTGCTTGGGTTCTCTGGAAACTGGTATGGGTGAAGCAGAAGATGGTCACGGTGCGGAAGGCGTTCTTTCCCACGACCAACTGCTGACTGACCCAGATCAAGCAGTGGACTTTGTGGAACAAACCCAAGTAGACGCTTTGGCAGTTGCGATCGGTACCAGCCACGGTGCTTACAAGTTTACCCGCAAGCCAACTGGGGAAATCTTGGCAATCAGCCGCATTGAAGAAATTCACCGCCGTTTGCCTAACACTCACTTGGTGATGCACGGTTCCTCCTCTGTACCCGAAGATTTACTCGCCCTGATTAACCAGTATGGCGGTGCTATTCCTGAAACCTACGGTGTACCTGTGGAAGAAATCCAAAAAGGTATCAAGTGCGGTGTGCGTAAGGTAAATATTGACACCGACAACCGTTTGGCTATTACCGCCGCTGTGCGTGAAGCTTTGGCTGCAAATCCCAAAGAATTTGACCCCCGTCACTTCCTCAAGCCTTCTATTAAATACATGCAGAAGGTTTGTGTTGATCGCTATCAGCAATTTGGTACTGCTGGTAATGGTAGCAAGATCAAGCAGATTTCACTCGAAGACTTTGCCGCTAGGTATGCTAAGGGCGAACTCAACGCTGTGATTAAGAAAGCTGCAGCTGTCTAA